A window of the Gossypium hirsutum isolate 1008001.06 chromosome A03, Gossypium_hirsutum_v2.1, whole genome shotgun sequence genome harbors these coding sequences:
- the LOC107896953 gene encoding glutaredoxin-C9, with the protein MQQAIPYKSLPLPCIDATSHRARSTTTLGHNGRGKDVLNIVSENAVIVLARKGCCMSHVVRRLLLTLGVNPAVHEIDEENEAGILNELGTICKGTENNKMVQLPAVFIGGRLFGGLDKVMATHISGDLISVLKDAGALWL; encoded by the coding sequence atGCAACAAGCAATTCCATACAAATCCTTGCCTCTGCCATGCATCGACGCAACTTCCCATCGTGCCCGTTCAACAACAACACTTGGCCACAACGGACGCGGGAAAGACGTGCTTAATATAGTGTCGGAGAACGCTGTGATAGTGTTGGCCAGGAAGGGTTGTTGTATGAGCCATGTAGTGAGGCGTTTGCTGCTGACACTGGGCGTAAACCCTGCGGTTCATGAGATTGATGAAGAGAATGAGgctggtattttgaatgaattaggcacGATTTGCAAAGGTACTGAAAACAATAAAATGGTTCAGCTTCCGGCTGTGTTTATTGGTGGGAGGTTGTTTGGGGGATTGGATAAAGTCATGGCTACTCATATTAGCGGCGACTTGATTTCGGTGCTGAAAGATGCCGGTGCCTTGTGGCTTTGA